The genomic stretch AATAAATCCGGTCAAAACCCAAACTTCCGGTAAAATTCCCCCTGGCAAGCTCGTTTCATTTCCAATCGATAACTTTTCATAAAAATGCAAAAACAATCCTAAATTGACGATCGCTCCTCGCACTGAAAAAATGCACAATGCCGCCCAAATAGGAAATCGTTTTAACCGAATTGGCGGTAAAGAATAAGCCGTACCAATTGCCAAACTAATACTCACCATCAAAAATAAAAACTGCCCTAGCAAACCAGATAAAACAAAAGCTAAAATACCCGTAATCGCTACAATTATTTTGGCTTGTCTTTGAGAAAATTCACCAGCAGCCAAAGGCAAATGGGGTTTATTGATTTGGTCGATCGCAATATCTTCTAGCTGATTGAGTCCGACAATATAAATGTTGCCACACAAACAAGCTAGCCAAGTTCCTAATAGTTGGATTAAACTAGTGCCGAGCGTGCTTTGGGAAGATGCGATCGCGATCGCGTACAACCCCATTACGCTCATAGTTGTCCCCGCGATCGTATGGGGGCGCGAAAATTTCCAAAATGAATAAAGCCAAGGAAAATATTGCCATACCCTTTTACTGTGGGACACATTGCTAACAGCAGGAGAAGGCTTAGAAATAATCTGACTCACAATTCACCTAGAATTAATGCCATATTAAGTTTATCAATAAAGGAGTCAGAATTCAGAAGTCAGAATTCAGGAATAGAAAAAGTATGAATGTTCTACTACTAACTTAAGACACTACAGTGCATGAAGGTAAATCTACTATCTTGTTTGCCCGTCCATTTTCGTTTAATTTTTCCTCATTTAAGACCCCTCTTCACATTTTTAATAGGTGCAAACAAAACATTAGCGATTAACCATTCTTCACTACTTAATTCTTAATTTGTGAATTCTGACCCCTGAATTCTGACTCCTGACTACTGACTTCTGACTTCTACTCACTTATTAGCACAAAGTAGACCAAAGCGAATCAACCCTCGTTCGTAACCGCGACTCATTAAACCTAGAGAAATTGCGCCTTGAATTGTTTTCCAACCACTAAATAACAAACCGACAATAGCAGAAGGAGTGAAAGCAGAATCGATCACCAAATTCCAAAAAGGTGCAACGGCTTTACTCCAATCAGCAGTCCGAATATTTCGGAAAGAAAGATCCCGCGCGATCGCTTCATATTCTGGCAAAGAAATCGTGTAAGGTAAACAATAAACTCGATAAATTTCTTCTAAATGCTTTTGTTCATCGGCAGTCAAAGGTTTTTGACCAGATGCGGTAGGACGATGACACCAAGTAGCCATTATCAAAAGTCCACCCGGTTTTAATGCTCGATAACACTCTTGGAGAAACTGCTTTTTATCCGGCATATGTTCCCCACTTTCTAAAGACCACACCAAATCAAAAGAAGCATCAGCAAAAGGCATATTTAAAGCATCTGCTACGTGAAATTGAGTTTTGTCAGCCAGCCCAGCTTCTGTTGCTCTTTCGGTTGCCCTCGCTGCCTGTACCGGGCTGAGAGTGATCCCGGCAACCGTAGCATGATACTTTTGCGACAGATACAGGGAACTACCGCCAATCCCGCAACCTACATCTACAATATGTTCGGCTTGCTTCACATCTGCCCAAATTAGTAGTTCTTCAATTAAGTCGATTTGAGCTTGACGGCGTTCTTTTTTCTGGCTACCATCTGGGCCATAGTAGCCGTGGTGCATATGTTCTCCCCAAATTTGCTCCCACAGCCCAGAGGAAGCATCGTAAAATTCTTGAATTTGCTGATAAAGAGTAGAATTCATCACTTTGTTGTACTCCAGTCACCGCCATCAGCCTAGCAAAAGATAATCTTTCCGAACAGCTATTGATTTGTCACCACAGATCGAGGATATTAGACACCTAATACATACTTATGGCAGAAGAAGGCTTAGGAGAATATGAACAACTTTTAGAGTAAATAGTTATCTAAGCAAACTCAACATAACTCGTTTGGCAGTGAGCTTCAAACAAAAATAATTGAAATAAATCCTCATGACAATCTCTAGAACAATTTGCTTGGGATTCCTAGCAGTTATTGCGGTAGGAACCATTTTGCTGATGTTGCCCATTTCTACTAGCAGCGGTACGTGGAATGACCCGATTGTGGCTTTATTTACCGCTACATCAGCGGTTTGCGTTACGGGTTTAGGAGTAGTAGATACTGGCACTTATTTTTCTTTCTGGGGGCAGTTGTTTTTAGTAGCACTTGTCCAGATTGGCGGACTAGGTTATATGACAACTAACACTTTTTTGCTTTTACTGATAGGTCGTAGGTTCGATCTGCGGCACAAAATGGCAATCCAACAAGCATTGGATCGTCCGGGAATGCAAGATAGCGCCCAATTAATTAAGTCGATTATTGCCACTACACTTATTTTTGAAATTACTGGCGTTTTTCTATTACTACCAGTTTTTGTCCCGGATCATGGTTTGGATTACGGTTTATGGCTATCTATATTTCACAGTGTTAATTCTTGGAATAATGCTGGGTTTAGTTTGTTTAGAGACAACTTAATAGGATATCAATCATCCTTTTTGGTAGTATTTGTAGTGACTTCGCTAATAATTTTTGGAGGAATTGGATATCAAGTAATTTTCGAGATGTATCTTTGGTTGCGCGATCGCCTTTTAAGAAAACCATCATGTCAAGTTTTTTCTCTGAATTTTAAAGTAGCAACTAGTACGACTTTAGTACTTTTAGTCCTTGGTACTGTTGCCTATTTACTTGTAGAAGCAAATAATGCTGAAACATTAGGGCAATTGAATTTTGGAAATAAAATTTTGACAGCTTGGTTTCAATCTGTCACTCCTAGAACTGCTGGATTTAATACGGTAGATTTTGGCCAAATGACTACAGCAGGATTGTTTATTACGATCGCGCTGATGTTTATTGGTGCAAGTCCTGGTGGAACTGGTGGCGGTATAAAAACTACAACTTTACGAGTGCTTACTAGTTGCACAAAAGCAGTTTTACAAGGTAAAGAAGAAGTTCATCTTTATCGGCGAGAAATTGCCATTACTTTGATTTTGAAAGCGGTGGGAGTGTTAATGGGTTCGGTAGCGACAGTGATCGGTGCTACTATTTTAATTTCCTTTTCGGAAGACACGCAAAAATTTAGCTTTATTCAAATTTTGTTTGAAGTCGTCTCGGCTTTTGCAACAGTTGGTCTTTCTACTGGTATTACGGCGGGCGTTTCAGCATTTGCAAAGGTAATTTTAATCTTGACGATGTACGTTGGAAGAGTAGGCGTTTTGTTGTTAATGGGATCTTTACTGGGAGACCCCCGTCCTAGTTCGGTTCATTATCCAGAAGAAAACCTACTCGTGGGTTAGTTACTAAAGGATATTTGCTTGATAAAATACAAGTAGAGGCTACAAGTTTCCCGACTTAATACTGGCTTTTTTCTGCTTAATTCGATAAATGAGAGTTACGAAAACAGGGCTACCATGAATTTGTCATCTTTAGGCTTTTTTCGCAGTTTAAAAAAAGAAAATCAGCAGTTTGCTGTCATAGGATTAGGACGTTTTGGGAGAGCGGTTTGCTTCTCTTTGCATAAGTTAGGATATCAAGTTTTAGGGACTGATAAAGATGAAAAAAGAGTCTCTCAAGCTTTGACAGATCAATTACTTTCTCATGCCGTACAGCTAGATTCTACCGAACCTTCTGCTTTGAAAGAGGCGGGTATTTTTGAGTTTGATACGGTGATTATTGCCATCGGTAACTATATCCAAGAAAGTATTATTACTACGCTGAATCTTAAGGAAGCAGGTGTACCTCATGTGGTAGCTAAAGCTTCTTCGGAAGTTCATGTTAAGCTATTGAAGCGGGTGGGAGCAGACCACGTTGTTTATCCAGAGCATGAAGCGGGTTGTGCGTTGGCGCAGACTCTCACGAAACCAGCCATTCTCGATCGCTTTGATTTAGACCAAGAAAACAGTATTGTAGAAGCGATCGTACCGGATGAATTCCACGGCAAAACGATCGCAGAACTGAAATTGCGAAGCCGTTATGGTTTAAATATGCTAGCGGTCAGTCAGGATGGTAAATTCGAGATCAATCCCGATCCTAATAGACGATTGATTAAAGGTTCGGTAATGGTTGTGATTGGTTCCAATCAAGATATCAACCGCTTGCCAATTTAAAAGGGTGAAGGATGAAGTCAGAATTCTCCCATCCAGGAGTCAGAATTCAGAAGTCAGAAGTTAACAAATTTTCCCTTTCTCTTTCCCCCTGCCCCCTGCCTCATCCCCCACCGCTTCGCAAAAAGCAAGCTACGCCTGCTCAACCGATCGCAAACTACTACTAGAAGAAGGTTGTTTACGGAGTATCTCTATTTGTTGAATTAGCTGATTGACTTGTTCGGCTTTATCAAGATCTCCTTGAGATTTATATAAATCTCTCGCTCTCTTTAAAGGATTAATTGCTTCTTTGAGTTGATTTTGATAATACAAAAGCACGCCTAAATTGTAATGAGCAGCCACATTTTGTGGCTGGCGGCTAATTGCTTCTTTGTAAGCTGCGATCGCTTCTTCTGGTTGATTTTGTCGGCTTAAAACATTGCCCAAAGCGTTGTGAATTTCTGTCAAATTGGGGTCGATCGCGATCGCTCTTTGATATGCGTCGGTGGCGGCTGCCAATTGTCCTTGATTTTCCAACGCAATCCCTAAATTGTAATAAGCCTTGGGATTATTGGGATTGAGACGAGTTACTTGATTGTAAGCAACGATCGCTTCGTCAAGACGCCCTTGTTGGAATAAAATGACGCCCAAATTGTAATAAGCATTGCTATATTCGGGATTGATGGCAAGGGCGCGATCGTAGGCGGCGATCGCCTCTTCTAATAGCCCTTGTTTGTAATAAATCACGCCCAAATTATAGTAGGCATCTGGTAAATTAGGATTGAGACCAACGGCTCGCCGATATTCTGCGATCGCTTCTTCCGTGCGCCCTTTTTCGTTCAAAACGTTACCCAAGTAGTAATGGGCGATCGCAATTCTAGGGTCTCGCTCCAAGGCTTGTCGAAATGCTACTATGGCAGCGTCTAATCTTCCTTCATTGTAACGACTGACCCCTTGCTGAAAATAGCCCGCCGCTTCCACATCTTGAGTTACTACCCTTTGCGCTAGCAAATCTGTAGCTAATCTATCGGTAATTGCCACAGCACCAACGGAGGGAGCGAAGGGTGCTAAAACGAGACTAGTCAAAGCAGCAAGCAAATGAATTGGTGGATGCTTTTTCAACATTTTTTAATACCTGTCCAGTATTGCCATCAGCTTTTTAACTTACTTTACCCCTAAATTGTCGGTAGGGAACTAGGGACTAGGAAAGAAAAGAATTCAGGAGTCAGAATTCAGGAATCAGGAATCAGAATTCAGGAGTTAGAGTTAACAAATTTTTCATTTCCCTTTCCCTTTCCCTTTCCCTACTCAGTAATAGAATATTTCCACTTAAGAGGATTGCTTTCTAGCCGATGGCAAAATTAACATGGCATCGCCGAAAGAGTAAAAGCGGTATTTTTGAGCGATCGCATCTCGGTATAAACTCAGCAAGCGTTCTCTGCCAATTAAAGCACTCACCAGCATCAGCAAACTAGAGCGAGGTAAGTGAAAATTGGTAATTAAACCCTCTACTACCCGCCATTGATAGCCAGGGTAAATAAATAGTTCCGTTTTACCCCTAAATGGTTGTAATTCACCAGTTTGAGCGGCTGCTTCTAGCGATCGCACTACCGTCGTTCCCACCGCAATAATGCGACCCCCTCTCGCCTTCGCCTCCCGAATTCGCGCTACTGTTTCTGCCGATACATCCACCCATTCTTGGTGCATTTGATGAGTAGTAATATTTTCGGCTTCCACCGGTCGAAAAGTTCCTACCCCTACGTGCAATGTTACGTAGGCTTGTTCGATTCCCATCGCCTGCAATTTTGCTAGTAATTCAGTGGTAAAATGGAGTCCGGCTGTAGGGGCTGCTACCGCTCCCGGTTTTTCAGCATATACGGTTTGATACTGTTCCGATTCCGACTGAGAATTTTTAATATAAGGAGGAAGCGGCACTTGACCGAAATCTGCTAAAACTTGCTGTAAAAAAATCCCTTCTGGCAGTTGAAATTGTAAAATTCTTCCTCCCGTAATACTATCTGTAGCGAGAATATCAGCCGATAAAATAGATACGGAATTACCTGGGTTTTCTTTTTCTCCCCCGCTGATATTTTCTGGGCGTTCAAAAATAATTTTTCCCCCGGGTTTTAAACGTTTACCCGGTTTTACTAACGCTAACCAGCAATTGTCTTTTTGCTCTTCTAATAACAACACTTCTACAGGCGTACCGTTAGGTTTTCGTCCGTAAAGTCTAGCCGGAATCACGCGAGTATTATTCAGGACTAACAAATCTTCTGGTTGAAGTAAGTCGGGTAAGTTACGAAAAACCTGATGGCTGTGGTCAGAGGGAGAATCAACTACTAGCAACCGAGAGCTATCCCTTGGTACTACGGGGTTTTGAGCAATTAACTCTTCTGGTAGTTCGTAATCGTAAGCATCTAATAATAGGTCTTCTTCTCGATCGCCATTGAGAGAAGATGATAGCCATTTTTGATTTTGCATTTTAATCGTGGAAAGTTGTGTAAAGTTTTTCATCGTTCTTGCGACACATTATTATGTTATTTTAATAAAAGTCTACAATTTAGCTAAAAATTGGGTAAACCTCCCCAGTCAAAATTGGGGAATTCTCCCCTATTTGTTAGGTGTCATTTTTCGCAAGAATAATAGGTATAAAGCTCCCTGGTCTATTTCACGATTAATTTATGGAATACCTATATTTTCTTGCTAATGCTAGCCTTACCCAAAGAATCGTCGAGTACCTCCACAGAAACCGTCAGTTACCGCTGGAATCGGTAACGGTTTTACATCAGATTGATGGGTGGGTTATTAAAGTAAAAATGAAAAATTCTCTGCAACCACAACAGCATGGGGACTTTAAAGCTTTCCTAAATGAATTGGGAATTCCTCACCAACCAGAAGTACGGGTGAAAATGGCACTTTGGAGTTTAGATGCCGGACAATCTCCGATCGAAGTAATGCGTCGATATCAGGTAGCAGTAGTTTCTCATGGCAGACCCGATCGAGAAGAAATAGAAGCATTCCGCAAGCAATTCGTCAATGGTTTGGGATATTGCCCGGAAACGTTAGCCTAAAACCATTAATTTCGGTTTTTCAGTGACTAAAGGCTGATTCGATATATTGTTGCAAGACTAGTCGATATCCCGGGTTACTGGTAGTTGGTGGTAGGATAAACGATCGCGCAGCGCAGTCATGTTGTTCTGCTGTCAATGAAGGAGGGAGACCAGAACGATCGCTCGATCGAGCATCTAAACTACCAGATGAAATAGCGGGTAATCGCTGACACCTAACTAAAGCTACATCAAATCGGCAGGCGAGATCCGCTAATTCCGGGTAAGCAGCTAAAAATAACTCCGCCGCCTGCCAAAGTTTAGCTTGTTTTTGAGAAGTGACGGACAACAACCCATCTGCATCCCAATTACCCCCACTGCGAGTTTTCACTTCTACAAATACTAACTCTCCCGGTTGAGGTTGCCCTACGATATCTAATTCCCCGCCGGGACAATACCAGCGACGATGCAAAATCGTCCAACCTTCTGCTTGTAACCATCGTGCCACTAGGTCTTCACCTAATGCACCGAGATCGGGATAATGAGATAAAGAACGGTTTGCCATCAATTGACTGGGAAAAGCATGAATTCTAGCTTAAAAAATTTCATTTCACGAGTATTACTCAGTTTATGCCTTTGGGGAGCGATCTGCTTCGCGGGCGTGGCAGCAATTTCCTCGCCAGCTTGGGCTTTAGACTACAACGGAGAAATTTTAATCGATAAAGATTTCTCCAATCGCGATTTAACAGATTCTAACTTCACCAGATCCATTCTTCGCCATAGCGATCTCAGCCATTCTAATTTGCAAGGCGTTAGTTTATTTGGCGCTCATCTAGAAGATGTCAATCTAGAAGGGGCCGATCTTAGATATGCTACCGTGGGTAGTGCTCTTTTTATCAGAGCAAACTTAACTAACGCCCTTTTAGAAGGTGCTTTTGCCTTCAATTCTAAATTCAACGGCGCAATTATCGATGGTGCTGATTTTACCGATGTTTTGCTTCGAGATGACCAAATCAAGTTGCTTTGTTCTGTCGCTAAAGGTACTAATCCCGTGACGGGACGGGATACGCGAGACACTTTAGGTTGTCGGTAAAATCTTCGGGTGCGTTGCTACGCACCCAAACACTTTTCAGTTGTTAGTCAGGACTTCAGTCTTGATATTTTTTGACTATCCAGGGGAAAATTAGCCGCTACCAATTAATAAGTAATTTGGTGTTAGATGCTTCATAGCTTGGCTAATCACAAAATTATGGCGAACAAATTTAAGAAGGAAGCAGCCATGAGTATCGATCTGGGTAAGTCAACCAATCAGGGAACTGCTTTGTTAAAATTGGCTC from Leptolyngbyaceae cyanobacterium encodes the following:
- a CDS encoding homogentisate phytyltransferase, translated to MSQIISKPSPAVSNVSHSKRVWQYFPWLYSFWKFSRPHTIAGTTMSVMGLYAIAIASSQSTLGTSLIQLLGTWLACLCGNIYIVGLNQLEDIAIDQINKPHLPLAAGEFSQRQAKIIVAITGILAFVLSGLLGQFLFLMVSISLAIGTAYSLPPIRLKRFPIWAALCIFSVRGAIVNLGLFLHFYEKLSIGNETSLPGGILPEVWVLTGFILVFTFAIAIFKDIPDLEGDRKYNITTFTIKLGALAVFKLARNVLTICYLGTIASAFYLSTVNPVFLVSSHSIVLILMWWRSMKVDVRDKSAIASFYQFIWKLFFLEYLIFPAACLMS
- a CDS encoding methyltransferase domain-containing protein, which translates into the protein MNSTLYQQIQEFYDASSGLWEQIWGEHMHHGYYGPDGSQKKERRQAQIDLIEELLIWADVKQAEHIVDVGCGIGGSSLYLSQKYHATVAGITLSPVQAARATERATEAGLADKTQFHVADALNMPFADASFDLVWSLESGEHMPDKKQFLQECYRALKPGGLLIMATWCHRPTASGQKPLTADEQKHLEEIYRVYCLPYTISLPEYEAIARDLSFRNIRTADWSKAVAPFWNLVIDSAFTPSAIVGLLFSGWKTIQGAISLGLMSRGYERGLIRFGLLCANK
- a CDS encoding TrkH family potassium uptake protein — its product is MTISRTICLGFLAVIAVGTILLMLPISTSSGTWNDPIVALFTATSAVCVTGLGVVDTGTYFSFWGQLFLVALVQIGGLGYMTTNTFLLLLIGRRFDLRHKMAIQQALDRPGMQDSAQLIKSIIATTLIFEITGVFLLLPVFVPDHGLDYGLWLSIFHSVNSWNNAGFSLFRDNLIGYQSSFLVVFVVTSLIIFGGIGYQVIFEMYLWLRDRLLRKPSCQVFSLNFKVATSTTLVLLVLGTVAYLLVEANNAETLGQLNFGNKILTAWFQSVTPRTAGFNTVDFGQMTTAGLFITIALMFIGASPGGTGGGIKTTTLRVLTSCTKAVLQGKEEVHLYRREIAITLILKAVGVLMGSVATVIGATILISFSEDTQKFSFIQILFEVVSAFATVGLSTGITAGVSAFAKVILILTMYVGRVGVLLLMGSLLGDPRPSSVHYPEENLLVG
- a CDS encoding TrkA family potassium uptake protein; its protein translation is MNLSSLGFFRSLKKENQQFAVIGLGRFGRAVCFSLHKLGYQVLGTDKDEKRVSQALTDQLLSHAVQLDSTEPSALKEAGIFEFDTVIIAIGNYIQESIITTLNLKEAGVPHVVAKASSEVHVKLLKRVGADHVVYPEHEAGCALAQTLTKPAILDRFDLDQENSIVEAIVPDEFHGKTIAELKLRSRYGLNMLAVSQDGKFEINPDPNRRLIKGSVMVVIGSNQDINRLPI
- a CDS encoding tetratricopeptide repeat protein, whose product is MLKKHPPIHLLAALTSLVLAPFAPSVGAVAITDRLATDLLAQRVVTQDVEAAGYFQQGVSRYNEGRLDAAIVAFRQALERDPRIAIAHYYLGNVLNEKGRTEEAIAEYRRAVGLNPNLPDAYYNLGVIYYKQGLLEEAIAAYDRALAINPEYSNAYYNLGVILFQQGRLDEAIVAYNQVTRLNPNNPKAYYNLGIALENQGQLAAATDAYQRAIAIDPNLTEIHNALGNVLSRQNQPEEAIAAYKEAISRQPQNVAAHYNLGVLLYYQNQLKEAINPLKRARDLYKSQGDLDKAEQVNQLIQQIEILRKQPSSSSSLRSVEQA
- the queA gene encoding tRNA preQ1(34) S-adenosylmethionine ribosyltransferase-isomerase QueA yields the protein MKNFTQLSTIKMQNQKWLSSSLNGDREEDLLLDAYDYELPEELIAQNPVVPRDSSRLLVVDSPSDHSHQVFRNLPDLLQPEDLLVLNNTRVIPARLYGRKPNGTPVEVLLLEEQKDNCWLALVKPGKRLKPGGKIIFERPENISGGEKENPGNSVSILSADILATDSITGGRILQFQLPEGIFLQQVLADFGQVPLPPYIKNSQSESEQYQTVYAEKPGAVAAPTAGLHFTTELLAKLQAMGIEQAYVTLHVGVGTFRPVEAENITTHQMHQEWVDVSAETVARIREAKARGGRIIAVGTTVVRSLEAAAQTGELQPFRGKTELFIYPGYQWRVVEGLITNFHLPRSSLLMLVSALIGRERLLSLYRDAIAQKYRFYSFGDAMLILPSARKQSS
- a CDS encoding YraN family protein, whose amino-acid sequence is MANRSLSHYPDLGALGEDLVARWLQAEGWTILHRRWYCPGGELDIVGQPQPGELVFVEVKTRSGGNWDADGLLSVTSQKQAKLWQAAELFLAAYPELADLACRFDVALVRCQRLPAISSGSLDARSSDRSGLPPSLTAEQHDCAARSFILPPTTSNPGYRLVLQQYIESAFSH
- a CDS encoding pentapeptide repeat-containing protein translates to MNSSLKNFISRVLLSLCLWGAICFAGVAAISSPAWALDYNGEILIDKDFSNRDLTDSNFTRSILRHSDLSHSNLQGVSLFGAHLEDVNLEGADLRYATVGSALFIRANLTNALLEGAFAFNSKFNGAIIDGADFTDVLLRDDQIKLLCSVAKGTNPVTGRDTRDTLGCR